In a single window of the Elaeis guineensis isolate ETL-2024a chromosome 6, EG11, whole genome shotgun sequence genome:
- the LOC105060064 gene encoding growth-regulating factor 7 — translation MDGLVGASSPCGGVFSSPPAYSDHETKRKNGFFRSGLLKQGRPCGPEEHDWRYLKVARTEAPSLSPDGEQMLSFSSSKPDAFLFRSEPHTSTPSASSYVGNAGLISGSLDGSMHGVLAGVRGPFTPSQWMELEQQALIYKYMNANAPIPASLLISIRRSLSSSRFTSFSAGSLGPNTFGWGSLHLGFSGNADPEPGRCRRTDGKKWRCSRDAVADQKYCERHMNRGRHRSRKPVEGQNGHAAKTMPVIAATPTAPAVSGSGSSNCFTVAQQQINNVKPSITHSSFTQFDRVLVNKELDNSHDLSMLYSVNSEPRETSFPIPKQHNPFEESPSRANYGLISSDSPFKSTTNCYLGNDNFVSCTEFSDQDPPTDPLGQFIKEWHRKCSNSSTITWPEREMNSDKTQFSVSIPVASSDFSSSSSPTHEKHTPSPLKLSLDSGPDNMNLGVGGLPNDGNQQQASWLPTSWESSMGGPLGEVLANTCITLMDHSKNCSSLNLMTNGGDLSPQLRSSRAGVLHKTNFGSLSGSTRSSPIVEKHNVQDSIDSLHEDLIGSNLVNPSTITSSTFK, via the exons ATGGATGGCTTGGTGGGTGCCTCTTCTCCCTGTGGTGGTGTCTTCTCTTCTCCCCCAGCTTACTCAGACCATGAAACCAAAAGGAAAAATGGGTTCTTTAGGTCTGGTCTCCTGAAACAGGGGAGGCCTTGTGGACCTGAGGAGCATGATTGGAGATACCTCAAGGTGGCCAGGACCGAGGCCCCCTCACTGTCCCCTGATGGAGAGCAAATGCTCAGCTTCTCCTCATCCAAGCCGGATGCTTTTTTATTCAGAAGTGAACCACACACATCAACCCCTTCGGCATCCTCTTATGTTGGGAATGCAG GCTTGATTTCTGGAAGTTTAGATGGGAGCATGCATGGGGTTTTGGCAGGGGTTAGGGGGCCCTTCACTCCCTCTCAGTGGATGGAGCTGGAGCAGCAGGCGTTGATCTACAAATATATGAATGCAAATGCTCCTATACCAGCCAGTCTTCTCATCTCAATCAGAAGAAGTCTTAGCTCATCTAGGTTCACTTCCTTCTCAGCTGGATCTCTTGGACCGAATACAT TTGGATGGGGATCTCTCCATCTAGGTTTCTCTGGGAATGCCGACCCGGAGCCTGGAAGATGCCGCAGAACTGATGGCAAGAAATGGCGGTGCTCAAGAGATGCAGTTGCTGATCAAAAGTACTGTGAACGACACATGAATCGGGGCCGCCATCGTTCAAGAAAGCCTGTGGAAGGCCAAAATGGCCATGCCGCAAAGACGATGCCCGTCATCGCCGCAACACCAACAGCTCCAGCTGTTTCTGGTAGTGGATCATCTAATTGCTTCACTGTGGCTCAGCAGCAGATAAATAATGTGAAGCCTAGCATCACCCATTCTTCCTTCACACAGTTTGACAG GGTGTTAGTGAACAAAGAATTGGATAACTCACATGACCTCTCCATGCTATATTCGGTGAACTCAGAGCCCAGAGAGACCTCATTCCCCATTCCAAAACAGCATAACCCTTTCGAGGAATCACCTTCACGAGCAAACTATGGACTCATCTCCTCTGATTCACCATTTAAATCCACAACTAACTGCTACTTAGGGAATGATAACTTTGTGTCTTGTACAGAGTTCAGTGATCAAGATCCACCAACCGATCCCCTTGGACAGTTCATCAAGGAATGGCACAGAAAATGCTCCAACAGCTCAACCATCACCTGGCCTGAAAGAGAAATGAATTCCGACAAAactcagttctctgtctcaatccCTGTGGCTTCTTCAGACTTCTCATCATCCTcttctccaacacatgaaaaacatACTCCTTCACCACTCAAGTTGTCTCTGGATTCCGGTCCTGATAATATGAATCTAGGTGTAGGAGGCCTCCCAAATGATGGGAACCAACAGCAGGCAAGTTGGCTACCGACCTCTTGGGAGTCTTCGATGGGTGGTCCCTTAGGAGAGGTCTTAGCCAACACATGCATCACTTTGATGGACCATAGTAAGAACTGTTCATCTTTAAACCTCATGACAAATGGTGGGGACTTGAGTCCTCAGTTAAGGTCATCCCGAGCTGGCGTCCTACATAAAACTAACTTCGGTTCACTGTCTGGTAGCACTAGAAGTAGTCCAATTGTTGAGAAGCATAATGTCCAGGACAGCATCGATAGCCTGCATGAGGACCTCATTGGCTCTAACCTTGTAAATCCCTCGACCATCACCTCATCAACTTTTAAGTGA